From the genome of Streptomyces sp. NBC_01304:
CAGCCCCGACGGCAGCCTGTTCGTCGACTTCGACCCACTGCAGCCGCTCGGCCGCTGGTGCAAGGTGACCCATCACGAGCCGTACTGGGAAGTCGTGTTCAGCCGGCAGGCTCCCCTGGAGGCAGTCGCCGCCGTCACCCAGGCGCTGCCGCAGCTGCTCGGCGACACCCGCCACGCCGAGCAAATCCCCATCACCGACATGCCCGTCGACCAGCTCGCGACGCTCCACCTGTGGACCGTCGAGGACCGCGTGCTGACCTCCCCCGACTGGTACTGCCAACTCCTGCACACACCCGAAGAAGACGTCAGCTGGCAGGCCGTGCACGCCTACTTCGAAAACCAGCCGCTGGCCACCTTCACCCGCGACGTGCCCGAGGGCCTGGTGCGGAACTTCTTCGCCAACCTGGCAGCGCCCATCGCCGTGGAGCGGGCCTTCCGCGACATTCCCCTCAGCTCGCTCGATGAGCAGAGCGCATTGATCACCCCAGTCCGCGGGGCCGCGATCAACCCCCAGGTCGCACACGCCCTCGCACGGCTATCCCAGCCCGGCCGTCGTCACTGACCCCCGATGCCTGCCCCGGAGTCATCCTGACCGAGAAGACCCTCCCCCTTGAGCCCGCCGAAGAACTCCTCGC
Proteins encoded in this window:
- a CDS encoding DUF317 domain-containing protein; the encoded protein is MTAYAPDDRVMVSPRYMAGAGDQLADVLGPLIHLFGWPTQHDATTGHVTIDSPDGSLFVDFDPLQPLGRWCKVTHHEPYWEVVFSRQAPLEAVAAVTQALPQLLGDTRHAEQIPITDMPVDQLATLHLWTVEDRVLTSPDWYCQLLHTPEEDVSWQAVHAYFENQPLATFTRDVPEGLVRNFFANLAAPIAVERAFRDIPLSSLDEQSALITPVRGAAINPQVAHALARLSQPGRRH